The following are encoded in a window of Hemitrygon akajei chromosome 24, sHemAka1.3, whole genome shotgun sequence genomic DNA:
- the LOC140715599 gene encoding caspase-14-like, translating to MSAEVDSCALESPRQGNDVSSSSPRASGPQDQDDRYNMSGVRKAFILCVTEGREGAETDLNNLQEILQSLGFEVSECIDPTGEEILSSLEKYRDSIEDEVCCSFVFILAHGSEGKVKGRDGEEADLEEIFNMFNNQKCLSLQQKPKVFVIQASRGVKQDCGTDLAGFRAFPSEPEKLPMVSDTFVVYPSRPGYVAYRHTAQGSFMITFMTEVFKSHGNQEHLYDLFVRVSRRMVSGNYNGNKTTLVMESTLTKAVYLKRT from the exons ATGTCTGCCG AAGTGGACAGCTGTGCCTTGGAGTCCCCTCGTCAGGGCAATGATGTGTCGTCGTCGTCACCGAGAGCCTCTGGGCCGCAGGATCAG GATGACCGCTACAACATGTCCGGAGTAAGGAAGGCCTTCATCCTCTGCGTCACAGAGGGGAGAGAAGGGGCTGAAACAGATCTGAATAATCTCCAGGAAATATTGCAGAGCTTGGGTTTCGAAGTGTCTGAGTGTATCGACCCGACTGGCGAG GAAATCCTCTCCTCCCTGGAGAAGTACCGAGACAGCATCGAGGACGAAGTCTGCTGCTCCTTCGTGTTCATTCTGGCGCACGGGTCGGAGGGCAAGGTGAAGGGTCGTGACGGTGAAGAGGCTGACCTTGAGGAGATCTTCAACATGTTCAACAACCAGAAGTGTCTTAGTCTGCAGCAGAAACCCAAGGTGTTCGTCATCCAAGCCAGCCGAGGAG TTAAGCAAGACTGTGGTACTGATTTGGCCGGCTTCCGTGCTTTTCCTTCGGAACCTGAGAAACTCCCGATGGTTTCGGACACCTTTGTCGTGTATCCCTCACGACCAG GTTACGTGGCCTATCGGCACACAGCTCAGGGATCATTCATGATCACGTTCATGACGGAGGTCTTCAAAAGCCACGGGAACCAGGAGCATCTGTATGACCTGTTCGTCAGG GTGAGCCGACGGATGGTGAGCGGAAATTATAACGGAAACAAGACCACTCTGGTGATGGAATCGACCCTGACCAAGGCCGTCTACCTCAAACGCACCTGA